The following coding sequences lie in one Brevibacterium marinum genomic window:
- a CDS encoding uroporphyrinogen-III synthase, producing the protein MTTGQVQPRRLLPVSPRVVFIGSGPGESGLMTIRGADILASAEIVVYDTDVHSEIVTAYVPQATEIIEAAQLGATASTRGRKLAELARPDKTVVRLSSDDGIIFTPTTAEAAVCRKAEVEVEIVPGVGLSAATSAYTGTALTTNRVRSVRFIEAGPQTHVDVSRHRNTTHVLTGTTADHEQAIRSLLDDGWAEDTKVLLGWGISTTDQTSVETSLGQALTMAQGGGDRMVVIMGQGVESRGALSWFETKPLFGWQVLIPRTKEQGTSTAEALGELGAVGTVVPTIAVQPPRTPTQMEKAIRGLVDGSYEWVGFTSVNAVRAVRMWFEDFGLDSRSLSGVKVAAVGGRTAASLIDWGITPDLVPDGEHSARGLAAAWPDYVDDIDPMNTVLLPRADIATEVLVAGLLEKGWDPDDVTAYRTVRASPPPAPIREAIKAGDFDAFLFTSSSTVRNLVGIAGKPSPTSVICCIGPATANTAAEHGLRVDVLAEEANLTSLIDGLVEFALSAREDDLAAGITPTRPSQKRRRKKA; encoded by the coding sequence ATGACAACCGGTCAGGTCCAGCCCCGTCGCCTTCTGCCCGTCTCACCTCGCGTCGTGTTCATCGGCAGCGGTCCGGGTGAGTCGGGTCTGATGACGATCCGCGGTGCGGACATCCTCGCAAGCGCCGAGATCGTCGTCTACGACACCGATGTGCACTCCGAGATCGTCACGGCCTACGTTCCTCAGGCCACCGAGATCATCGAGGCCGCGCAGCTCGGCGCCACCGCCTCCACACGGGGACGCAAACTCGCCGAACTGGCCCGACCCGACAAGACCGTCGTGCGTCTGAGCTCCGACGACGGAATCATCTTCACTCCGACGACAGCGGAGGCAGCCGTGTGCCGCAAGGCCGAGGTCGAGGTCGAGATCGTGCCCGGAGTCGGGCTCTCCGCAGCGACCTCCGCATACACTGGCACTGCACTGACGACGAACCGCGTCCGCTCGGTCCGCTTCATCGAGGCCGGACCGCAGACCCATGTCGACGTCTCCCGCCACCGCAACACGACCCACGTGCTCACGGGCACTACGGCCGATCACGAGCAGGCGATCCGCTCCCTGCTCGACGACGGCTGGGCCGAGGACACGAAGGTGCTGCTGGGCTGGGGCATCTCCACCACCGATCAGACGAGTGTGGAGACCAGCCTGGGACAGGCGCTGACGATGGCACAGGGCGGAGGAGATCGAATGGTGGTCATCATGGGACAGGGCGTGGAGTCCCGGGGCGCACTCAGCTGGTTCGAGACCAAACCGCTCTTCGGGTGGCAGGTCCTCATCCCCAGAACGAAGGAACAGGGCACCTCCACCGCCGAGGCGCTCGGTGAGCTGGGTGCCGTCGGCACGGTCGTGCCGACGATCGCCGTTCAGCCCCCGCGCACGCCGACCCAGATGGAGAAGGCCATCCGCGGACTCGTCGACGGTTCCTACGAATGGGTCGGCTTCACCTCTGTCAACGCCGTCCGTGCCGTGCGCATGTGGTTCGAGGACTTCGGCCTCGACTCCCGTTCCCTCTCCGGCGTCAAGGTCGCGGCCGTCGGCGGGCGCACCGCCGCCTCACTCATCGACTGGGGAATCACCCCCGACCTCGTTCCAGACGGCGAGCATTCGGCCCGCGGTCTGGCCGCGGCCTGGCCGGACTACGTCGACGACATCGACCCCATGAACACGGTGCTGCTGCCGCGCGCAGACATCGCCACGGAGGTGCTCGTGGCAGGTCTGCTCGAGAAGGGCTGGGATCCGGACGACGTCACCGCCTACCGGACCGTGCGCGCCTCACCGCCGCCGGCCCCCATCCGCGAGGCGATCAAGGCCGGCGACTTCGACGCGTTCCTCTTCACCTCCTCATCCACCGTGCGCAACCTCGTCGGCATCGCCGGCAAACCCTCACCCACCTCGGTGATCTGCTGCATCGGGCCGGCCACGGCGAACACTGCGGCCGAACACGGCCTGCGTGTCGACGTCCTCGCCGAAGAAGCCAATCTCACCTCCCTCATCGACGGACTGGTCGAATTCGCGCTGTCCGCACGCGAGGACGACCTGGCGGCGGGGATCACCCCGACGCGTCCCAGCCAGAAGCGCCGCAGAAAGAAGGCCTGA
- the hemA gene encoding glutamyl-tRNA reductase, translating to MTLLVLGISHQSAPIDMLDALAFGAGEVGALRADALAGDNVEGIAVLSTCNRLELIADVTAFHGGLADLGNALVSSIDKEWQDIAGHFYAHYDTQALEHLLKVACGLDSMAIGEAQILGQLRATFTDSLQAEALTSDLSHALQQSLRVGKRAHSETGLDEVARSLFSAALEASQAHVGSLRAANALVIGAGAMSGLVVSGLHKEGVAQTTVLNRTVDKAERLVAEVGGRARELSSRILAEEIADADLIISCTGARGVVVTREDIQAGLSQNPKGAANKAFVDLALPHDIDPTVREFEHVALFGLGEIRTMLTNSAKDRDAAVVETVEAVRAIIQEELGKLASGAKERSVAPTVTALRSHAKDVLAAETQRLEKKIGAEIDDKAFGEIRKSLHRVAEKLIHTPTVKVKELAVTDSEIDYAQALMQLFDLPTNKVAHAITQPETKVATASSASHVEADGVRPVADHTLDIVEPEHFSGRTIRLGTRRSKLARSQSTAIAHQLAALTGWRVEIVEVVTEGDVNMSPLTGFGGTGVFVSAVRQALHQGKIDIAVHSLKDLPTTPEAGIQMAAIPPRVDPADVLIGRDGLSFAQLPAGSVVGTGSPRRAVQLRSARPDIEVRGVRGNVDTRIAHVRDGRLDAVVLASAGVRRIGRLAEATDLLDFTTMLPAPGQGALAVETRGADSPYAVDDEVMAADAEVREKLKRLHDETTDLSVTCERAILSRAEAGCSAPIGALAKIEGSDFVVDAVMADDDGNLARTRKSTPMPLTPDVDLDSGAASQLSITAKELARVADELGTAAAEDLLDQLGIDPAQSGDHLTPVKVQEQV from the coding sequence TCACCGCATTCCACGGTGGGCTCGCCGACCTCGGCAACGCCCTCGTGTCCTCGATCGACAAAGAGTGGCAGGACATCGCGGGCCACTTCTACGCACACTACGACACCCAGGCTCTGGAGCACCTGCTCAAGGTCGCCTGCGGTCTCGACTCGATGGCGATCGGCGAAGCCCAGATCCTGGGACAGCTGCGTGCGACGTTCACCGACTCGCTGCAGGCGGAGGCGCTGACCTCCGACCTCTCCCACGCCCTGCAGCAGAGCCTGCGTGTGGGCAAGAGGGCCCACTCCGAGACCGGTCTCGACGAGGTCGCCCGTTCGCTCTTCTCCGCCGCACTCGAAGCCTCACAGGCCCACGTCGGTTCGCTGCGGGCCGCGAACGCGCTGGTCATCGGTGCCGGCGCCATGTCAGGCCTAGTCGTTTCGGGTCTGCACAAGGAAGGCGTGGCCCAGACCACTGTGCTCAATCGGACCGTGGACAAGGCCGAGCGCCTCGTCGCCGAGGTGGGCGGACGCGCCCGGGAACTGAGCTCGAGGATCCTGGCCGAGGAGATCGCCGACGCGGACCTCATCATCTCCTGCACCGGAGCCAGGGGCGTCGTCGTCACCCGCGAGGACATCCAGGCCGGACTGTCCCAGAACCCCAAGGGCGCAGCGAACAAGGCCTTCGTCGACCTCGCCCTGCCTCACGACATCGATCCCACCGTCCGCGAGTTCGAACACGTCGCGCTCTTCGGCCTCGGCGAGATCCGGACCATGCTCACCAACTCCGCGAAGGATCGAGATGCCGCGGTCGTCGAGACCGTCGAAGCGGTGCGTGCGATCATTCAGGAGGAGTTGGGCAAGCTCGCCTCCGGCGCCAAGGAACGATCCGTGGCACCCACGGTCACGGCCCTGCGCAGCCACGCGAAGGACGTGCTCGCCGCGGAGACACAGCGCCTGGAGAAGAAGATCGGCGCCGAGATCGACGACAAGGCCTTCGGCGAGATCCGCAAGTCGCTGCACCGCGTCGCCGAGAAGCTCATCCACACACCGACGGTCAAGGTCAAGGAACTGGCCGTGACCGATTCCGAGATCGACTACGCGCAGGCGCTCATGCAGCTCTTCGACCTGCCGACGAACAAAGTCGCCCACGCCATCACGCAGCCCGAGACCAAGGTAGCCACGGCCTCGAGCGCTAGCCACGTCGAAGCCGACGGCGTGCGTCCCGTCGCCGACCACACCCTCGACATCGTCGAGCCCGAGCACTTCTCCGGCCGCACGATCCGCCTGGGCACCCGCCGGTCGAAGCTCGCGCGCTCCCAGTCCACCGCGATCGCCCATCAGCTGGCCGCACTGACCGGCTGGCGCGTCGAGATAGTCGAGGTCGTGACCGAAGGCGACGTCAACATGTCGCCCTTGACCGGATTCGGCGGCACGGGAGTCTTCGTCTCCGCCGTCCGTCAGGCACTCCACCAGGGCAAGATCGACATCGCCGTGCACTCGCTCAAGGATCTGCCCACCACTCCCGAGGCGGGCATCCAGATGGCGGCCATCCCGCCGCGTGTCGACCCTGCCGATGTCCTCATCGGTCGTGACGGTCTCAGCTTCGCGCAGCTGCCCGCAGGCAGCGTCGTCGGCACCGGATCACCACGGCGTGCCGTGCAGCTGCGTTCCGCCCGCCCCGACATCGAGGTTCGCGGGGTGCGCGGAAACGTCGACACCCGCATCGCCCACGTCCGCGACGGACGCCTCGACGCCGTGGTGCTCGCGTCTGCCGGTGTGCGACGCATCGGCCGCTTGGCCGAAGCCACCGACCTGCTCGACTTCACCACGATGCTTCCCGCCCCCGGGCAGGGAGCCCTGGCCGTCGAGACCCGCGGTGCGGACAGCCCTTACGCCGTCGACGACGAGGTGATGGCCGCCGACGCCGAGGTGCGCGAGAAGCTCAAACGCCTCCACGACGAGACCACCGACCTGTCCGTGACCTGCGAAAGGGCGATCCTCTCCCGCGCGGAGGCCGGATGTTCGGCACCCATCGGCGCCCTGGCGAAGATCGAGGGCTCGGACTTCGTCGTCGACGCGGTCATGGCCGATGACGACGGCAACCTCGCCCGGACTCGCAAGAGCACACCGATGCCCCTCACCCCCGACGTGGATCTGGACTCGGGCGCTGCGAGCCAGCTCTCGATCACCGCGAAGGAGCTCGCCCGCGTGGCCGATGAGCTCGGCACCGCGGCGGCAGAGGACCTGCTGGACCAGCTCGGCATCGATCCCGCGCAGTCCGGCGACCATCTCACCCCTGTCAAAGTCCAGGAGCAGGTATGA